A window of Campylobacter lari subsp. lari contains these coding sequences:
- a CDS encoding rhomboid family intramembrane serine protease codes for MIASFLIALNIVIFVFVNYLYFGSLNLDAILGLNLFFFQGFYWQILSSMFMHGNWPHLILNMIVLFQFGSMLEKYLKSFKFALLYLIGGILCSLLSAFYVYLSFDGSFVNVVGASGAICVLMGYYAYLDKTATKGLIVAILLMSFVPIFMGVNIAWYAHIFGFICGYALGKFKVIR; via the coding sequence ATGATAGCTTCTTTTTTAATCGCTTTAAATATTGTGATATTTGTCTTTGTGAATTATCTTTATTTTGGTTCCTTAAATTTAGATGCTATTTTAGGTTTAAATTTATTTTTCTTTCAAGGATTTTACTGGCAAATTCTAAGCTCAATGTTTATGCATGGAAATTGGCCTCATTTGATTTTAAATATGATAGTGCTTTTTCAATTTGGATCTATGCTGGAAAAATACTTAAAAAGTTTTAAATTTGCTTTGCTTTATTTAATCGGTGGAATTCTTTGTTCTTTGCTTAGTGCTTTTTATGTATATTTAAGTTTTGATGGTAGTTTTGTAAATGTAGTGGGTGCAAGTGGTGCTATATGTGTTTTAATGGGATATTATGCATATTTAGATAAAACCGCCACTAAAGGGCTTATCGTGGCTATATTGTTAATGAGTTTTGTGCCTATTTTTATGGGTGTTAATATAGCTTGGTATGCACATATTTTTGGCTTTATATGTGGATATGCTTTGGGTAAATTTAAGGTTATAAGATGA
- the queC gene encoding 7-cyano-7-deazaguanine synthase QueC has translation MKKALCIISGGMDSTLCAYLAKKEGYEIIALHFDYNQRTMLKERECFNKICEKLNIKTKYILDVSFIANIGGNSLTDLNLEIPKEKLHEKEVPNTYVPFRNGIFLSIAGAIAEKEKCESIFIGVVQEDSSGYPDCSANFIQKASEFINEGTTKTCNVAIKTPLVHLSKGQIVELALKEKVALECTWSCYEREDKACGKCDSCLLRLKGFKEANVKDFIEYI, from the coding sequence ATGAAAAAAGCTCTTTGTATTATAAGTGGTGGTATGGATAGTACTTTATGTGCATATTTAGCCAAAAAAGAAGGATATGAAATCATTGCTTTACATTTTGATTATAATCAACGCACCATGCTTAAAGAAAGAGAATGTTTTAATAAAATTTGTGAAAAACTTAATATAAAAACAAAATATATTTTAGATGTTTCATTTATAGCAAATATTGGTGGCAATTCCTTAACGGATTTAAATTTAGAAATTCCCAAAGAAAAGCTACACGAAAAAGAAGTTCCAAATACTTATGTTCCTTTTAGAAATGGCATTTTTTTATCCATTGCAGGAGCTATAGCTGAAAAAGAAAAATGCGAAAGTATTTTCATAGGAGTGGTGCAAGAAGATAGTAGTGGTTATCCTGATTGTAGTGCAAATTTCATACAAAAAGCAAGTGAATTTATCAATGAAGGCACAACAAAAACTTGTAATGTTGCAATTAAAACCCCATTAGTTCATCTAAGCAAAGGACAAATAGTTGAATTAGCCTTAAAAGAAAAGGTAGCCTTAGAATGCACTTGGTCTTGCTATGAAAGAGAAGATAAAGCTTGTGGCAAATGTGATAGTTGTTTATTAAGACTAAAAGGCTTTAAAGAAGCCAATGTGAAAGATTTTATAGAATACATTTAA
- a CDS encoding SixA phosphatase family protein yields MKYIYFIRHAKAQKENYDQDLQRELSSSGKDDLKTMIYRIKDLEFKAQSIISSPARRCIKTAQKLCKSFSLKEKDIKIEKSFYDGNLEDVLNFIKELKESRVVLIMHNPLLQELCEYLAHIDLENFPTSAILCMQFDIKEFKDIKEHSGEIVFFDYPKSQENN; encoded by the coding sequence ATGAAATATATCTATTTTATCCGTCATGCTAAAGCTCAAAAAGAAAACTACGATCAAGATTTGCAACGAGAGCTTAGTTCTAGTGGAAAAGATGATTTAAAAACTATGATTTATAGGATTAAAGATTTAGAATTTAAAGCTCAAAGCATTATCTCAAGTCCTGCTAGGCGGTGTATAAAAACAGCACAAAAACTTTGCAAAAGCTTTTCTTTAAAAGAAAAAGATATCAAGATAGAAAAAAGCTTTTATGATGGTAATTTAGAGGATGTATTAAATTTTATAAAAGAATTAAAAGAGAGTAGGGTAGTGCTAATTATGCATAATCCTTTATTGCAAGAACTTTGTGAATATTTAGCTCATATAGATTTAGAAAACTTTCCAACTTCTGCTATTTTATGTATGCAATTTGACATAAAAGAATTTAAAGATATAAAAGAACACAGCGGGGAAATTGTGTTTTTTGATTATCCTAAAAGTCAAGAAAATAACTAA
- the ybeY gene encoding rRNA maturation RNase YbeY: MIFCEEEMDISFLEKIAQKMSDQNIELVLVDEKIMHEINLNQRGVDKTTDVLSFPLVQNCENLLGSIVINLDEVSKKAMEYKHSNEEEMALLFIHAMLHLQGYDHEVDQGQMRQKEQEWIEYFKLPKSLIIRTQEGD, from the coding sequence ATGATTTTTTGTGAAGAAGAAATGGATATTTCTTTTCTTGAAAAAATTGCTCAAAAAATGAGTGATCAAAATATAGAACTTGTTTTAGTAGATGAAAAAATCATGCATGAAATTAATCTTAATCAAAGAGGAGTAGATAAAACTACAGATGTTTTGTCTTTTCCTTTAGTGCAAAATTGTGAAAATTTGCTTGGCAGTATAGTGATAAATTTAGACGAAGTAAGTAAAAAAGCAATGGAGTATAAACACAGCAATGAAGAAGAGATGGCATTGCTTTTTATACATGCTATGCTTCATTTGCAAGGTTATGATCATGAGGTAGATCAAGGACAAATGAGACAAAAAGAACAAGAATGGATTGAGTATTTTAAACTACCAAAAAGTTTAATTATAAGAACACAAGAAGGGGATTGA
- a CDS encoding PepSY-like domain-containing protein, whose amino-acid sequence MKKLALAFFIALNTLNAGIVIAPDSLPVNIKQFIKDYFNAEIGLVEQDGYSYEIYLSDGSEIEFSLNGEFKEAENFRSLNYAILPLAIQNTIKNIYPNTAIIEIERKISYYKIKLNNQMKLYIDDNGTILRQKFDD is encoded by the coding sequence ATGAAAAAACTAGCTTTAGCTTTTTTTATCGCTCTAAATACCCTTAATGCAGGTATAGTTATAGCACCTGATTCTTTGCCGGTAAATATCAAACAATTTATTAAAGATTATTTTAATGCAGAGATAGGCCTAGTAGAACAAGATGGTTATTCTTATGAGATTTATTTAAGTGATGGAAGTGAGATTGAGTTTTCGCTTAATGGAGAATTTAAAGAAGCTGAAAATTTTAGATCGCTAAATTATGCGATTTTACCCCTAGCAATACAAAATACCATTAAAAATATCTACCCTAATACAGCAATCATAGAAATAGAAAGAAAAATTTCTTATTATAAAATCAAACTTAATAATCAAATGAAACTTTATATAGACGATAATGGAACGATTTTAAGACAAAAATTTGACGATTAA
- a CDS encoding DUF3298 and DUF4163 domain-containing protein — MIKKIILNLGLCASLYAYNENTFTLNILEGKEFDIHLYSSIKSNTSYGFVQTKQKQYSFWGSAKNDEYYIDIADFGTCVLKDMHKNKFDALCKIDEVKKEFSFLASKTNMMIYQLSLKEQKQLDANKTIEFDFSEDILKLTSKNEKLNKIIDDFNENLDKNSLKQKAKESFEKWSKENISNNEFFSQAYMFYQDEHIISLGKNIYEYKGGAHGMTNFLRKTYSIDDMKLINIKNELKIESEDFQNMIKQKILSLYSENELFEIKELKMSEIFEVRKDGLNFIWEPYEIAPYSTGAIEVFVSFDELKAFWKNNSKLAYLSKIK; from the coding sequence ATGATTAAAAAAATAATATTAAATTTAGGTTTATGTGCAAGTTTATATGCATATAATGAAAATACATTTACATTAAATATTTTAGAAGGAAAGGAATTTGATATTCATTTATATAGTTCCATTAAAAGTAACACTAGTTATGGTTTTGTCCAAACAAAACAAAAACAATACAGTTTTTGGGGTAGTGCTAAGAATGATGAGTATTATATAGATATAGCAGATTTTGGAACTTGTGTTTTAAAAGATATGCATAAAAATAAATTTGATGCTTTATGCAAAATAGATGAAGTAAAAAAAGAATTTAGCTTTTTAGCCAGCAAAACAAATATGATGATTTATCAATTATCACTTAAAGAGCAAAAACAACTAGATGCTAATAAAACTATAGAATTTGACTTTAGTGAAGATATTTTAAAATTGACAAGTAAAAATGAAAAATTAAATAAAATTATTGATGATTTTAATGAGAATTTAGATAAAAATTCATTAAAACAAAAAGCAAAAGAAAGCTTTGAAAAATGGAGTAAAGAAAACATTTCTAATAATGAGTTTTTTTCTCAAGCTTATATGTTTTACCAAGATGAGCATATTATCTCTTTAGGAAAAAATATTTATGAGTATAAAGGTGGTGCTCATGGCATGACTAATTTTTTAAGAAAAACTTATAGTATTGATGATATGAAACTTATAAATATAAAAAATGAGTTAAAAATAGAAAGTGAAGATTTTCAGAATATGATTAAGCAAAAGATTTTAAGTTTATACAGTGAAAATGAATTATTTGAGATTAAAGAGCTTAAAATGAGTGAAATTTTTGAAGTAAGAAAAGATGGATTAAATTTTATATGGGAACCTTACGAGATAGCTCCATATTCAACAGGAGCAATTGAAGTTTTTGTAAGTTTTGACGAATTAAAAGCTTTTTGGAAAAATAATTCAAAATTAGCTTATTTGAGCAAAATCAAATAA